A window of Cryptomeria japonica chromosome 3, Sugi_1.0, whole genome shotgun sequence contains these coding sequences:
- the LOC131874124 gene encoding uncharacterized protein LOC131874124, translating to MLKALNLPIALSIAHIAQQTNNEYDNNEQLPLELLLCENQQVMLLANLWIEVGLVNGSIGLFKNIIYEPNTKPPDLPNFVIVFFQNYEGPPWNTLHPNDISIAPIARGTHTQIPLTTAWAITIHKSQGLTLDKATIDIGSTEKQGLTFTAISRVKSIDGIRIHPPFSFERYAKMQKSTFTIIRKKEETRLQQLSAITSTSLDSNLQL from the coding sequence ATGTTGAAGGCATTGAATTTGCCCATTGCTCTCAGTATTGCACATATTGcacaacaaactaacaatgaatATGATAACAATGAACAGTTGCCATTGGAGCTACTATTATGTGAAAATCAGCAGGTAATGTTGCTAGCTAACTTATGGATTGAAGTTGGCCTTGTGAATGGATCCATTGGCCTTTTTAAAAACATTATCTATGAACCAAATACCAAACCACCAGACTTGCCAAACTTTGTTATTGTCTTCTTTCAGAATTACGAAGGCCCTCCATGGAATACATTGCATCCAAATGACATATCCATTGCTCCTATTGCCCGAGGTACGCATACACAAATTCCATTGACAACTGCTTGGGCGATAACTATTCACAAATCTCAAGGCCTAACATTAGATAAAGCTACAATAGACATAGGCAGCACTGAAAAGCAAGGCCTGACATTTACAGCTATCTCAAGGGTCAAATCAATTGATGGAATACGCATTCACCCACCTTTCTCATTTGAAAGGTATGCAAAAATGCAGAAAAGTACTTTTACCAttataagaaagaaggaagagactCGCTTGCAGCAACTCTCAGCCATCACAAGCACATCACTGGATTCCAATCTACAGCTATGA